From Flavobacterium alkalisoli, the proteins below share one genomic window:
- the atpH gene encoding ATP synthase F1 subunit delta yields MTGSRAAVRYAKAILEMAQATNVAVQVNEDMALIASTIKENNELNSFINSPTIKAEVKESALNEVFSASQSITKGLFRLLHENKRFKILEQVAVQYGKQFDVANGLETAKVTTAFPITAELEAKVLAKIKEFSDKKITIENIVDPSIIGGFILRIGDKQFNASVANRLLTLKRELSN; encoded by the coding sequence ATGACAGGTTCAAGAGCTGCAGTAAGATATGCTAAGGCAATCCTTGAAATGGCACAGGCTACAAACGTAGCGGTGCAGGTTAACGAGGATATGGCTCTTATAGCATCTACAATTAAGGAAAATAATGAGCTTAACAGCTTTATCAATAGCCCTACTATTAAGGCAGAGGTAAAGGAGAGTGCATTAAACGAAGTTTTTTCGGCATCGCAAAGCATCACTAAAGGATTATTCCGTCTTTTACACGAAAATAAAAGATTTAAGATCCTTGAACAGGTAGCTGTACAATACGGCAAACAGTTTGATGTGGCAAACGGGCTTGAAACGGCTAAGGTAACAACAGCTTTCCCTATTACTGCTGAACTTGAAGCTAAGGTATTGGCAAAAATAAAAGAGTTTTCAGATAAGAAAATCACCATTGAAAATATAGTTGATCCATCAATAATAGGAGGATTTATCTTAAGAATAGGAGATAAGCAGTTTAACGCATCTGTTGCCAACAGGTTGTTAACATTAAAACGAGAATTAAGTAATTAG
- a CDS encoding F0F1 ATP synthase subunit B produces MEKLINDFSFGLFFYQAVILIILLVLLAKFAWKPIMDAITAREEGIANALAAAEAARKEMQNLQADNERIIQEARAERDAMMKEAREIKEKMIADAKHEAQLQGEKMIEQAKATINSEKNAAMAELKAQVSGLSLEIAEKILKQELSNDAAQTTLVEKMLEDVKLN; encoded by the coding sequence ATGGAAAAGTTAATTAACGATTTTTCATTCGGGTTGTTTTTCTATCAGGCAGTTATCCTGATAATCCTTTTAGTATTATTAGCAAAATTTGCATGGAAGCCAATTATGGATGCCATTACTGCAAGAGAAGAAGGTATCGCTAATGCTTTAGCTGCTGCTGAGGCTGCTCGTAAAGAGATGCAAAACCTACAGGCTGATAACGAAAGAATTATCCAGGAAGCCAGAGCTGAAAGAGATGCAATGATGAAAGAAGCCAGAGAGATCAAAGAAAAAATGATCGCTGATGCTAAGCATGAGGCTCAGCTACAGGGTGAGAAAATGATCGAGCAGGCTAAAGCTACTATCAACAGCGAGAAAAATGCTGCTATGGCAGAGCTTAAGGCTCAGGTATCAGGCCTTTCACTTGAAATTGCAGAGAAAATACTTAAACAGGAACTATCTAACGATGCTGCTCAAACTACATTAGTTGAGAAAATGTTAGAGGACGTAAAATTAAACTAA
- the atpE gene encoding ATP synthase F0 subunit C, whose translation MTIPGIIGAGLVVIGAGLGLGKIGGSAMDAIARQPEAAGKIQTAMIIIAALLEGVAFAALFAA comes from the coding sequence ATGACAATTCCAGGAATTATTGGAGCAGGTTTAGTAGTAATAGGTGCTGGCCTTGGTTTAGGTAAAATCGGTGGTTCTGCAATGGACGCTATTGCTCGTCAGCCTGAGGCTGCTGGTAAAATCCAGACTGCGATGATCATTATCGCTGCGCTTCTTGAAGGTGTTGCTTTTGCAGCTCTTTTCGCAGCTTAA
- the atpB gene encoding F0F1 ATP synthase subunit A, with amino-acid sequence MVFHVKSLKNTLTALIAVVPFIAMANPVEDSLQVNNQATAHTAEHHAAENHEPADEKGKIKAFIDHHLQDAHDFTFFSDEATGKHYGFPLPVILLDNGLKVFSSSKFHHGEEIAEADGNYYALYHGKIYKTDAQGTLSFDEHHHPTNAMPLDFSITKNVVAMLVTSILLFVFFIGLAKSYKKGPIPTGLGRVLEPLIIFIRDEVALPNIGEKKYRKFMGYLLTVFFFILILNLLGLTPLGINVTGNIAITACLALFTYFVTQFSANKDYWKHIFWMPDVPVLMKIALIPIEILGTITKPFALMIRLYANISAGHIVVMSLLGLIFVFKNWIAGPSFFGLTLFISIIEILVAFLQAFVFTMLSALFIGMAVQDHHHEEDHDAHTEEEPIII; translated from the coding sequence ATGGTGTTTCACGTAAAATCACTTAAAAACACGCTAACAGCCCTTATTGCTGTAGTTCCGTTTATTGCTATGGCAAATCCTGTAGAAGATTCCCTACAGGTTAATAACCAGGCTACTGCTCACACAGCAGAACATCACGCAGCCGAAAACCATGAACCGGCTGATGAAAAAGGAAAAATTAAAGCGTTTATTGATCATCACTTACAGGATGCTCACGATTTCACTTTCTTTTCAGATGAAGCTACAGGAAAGCATTATGGTTTCCCGCTTCCTGTTATCTTATTAGATAATGGTTTAAAAGTATTCTCTTCTTCAAAATTCCACCACGGTGAGGAAATTGCAGAGGCAGACGGTAACTACTACGCGTTATACCACGGTAAAATATATAAGACAGATGCTCAGGGAACATTAAGTTTTGATGAACATCATCACCCAACAAATGCAATGCCTCTTGATTTTTCAATCACGAAAAACGTAGTGGCTATGCTTGTTACTTCTATACTATTATTTGTATTCTTTATTGGTCTAGCAAAATCATACAAGAAAGGTCCTATACCTACAGGTCTTGGCAGAGTATTAGAGCCGCTTATAATATTTATTAGAGACGAAGTAGCTTTACCTAACATAGGTGAAAAGAAATACAGAAAGTTTATGGGTTACCTTTTAACTGTATTCTTCTTTATTCTTATCCTTAACCTTTTAGGTTTAACTCCACTTGGAATTAACGTTACTGGTAATATTGCAATTACTGCATGTTTAGCTTTATTTACCTATTTTGTTACACAGTTTAGTGCAAACAAAGATTACTGGAAACACATTTTCTGGATGCCGGATGTACCGGTACTAATGAAGATAGCTTTAATACCTATCGAGATTTTAGGTACTATTACAAAGCCGTTTGCGTTAATGATACGTCTTTACGCTAACATTTCTGCGGGTCACATTGTAGTAATGAGCTTACTGGGTCTGATCTTCGTATTCAAAAACTGGATCGCAGGGCCTTCATTCTTCGGATTAACATTATTTATCTCTATCATAGAAATACTTGTTGCTTTCCTTCAGGCTTTTGTATTCACAATGCTTTCGGCACTGTTTATAGGTATGGCTGTACAGGATCATCACCATGAAGAAGATCATGACGCTCACACAGAAGAGGAGCCGATAATAATATAA
- a CDS encoding DUF6168 family protein has protein sequence MKKKYASALLQLAIIAIVLFGLNTLLYLIPDIGLATDDFIYPISVVYLFFFVFSAVIISVLIFISGKNREQLGYAFLFLTGAKMAISYVLARPVINKLSENPTEKINFFVIFILFLIIEAYYTARLLNNK, from the coding sequence ATGAAGAAAAAATACGCATCAGCACTTTTACAATTAGCAATTATTGCCATTGTTTTATTTGGCCTTAATACTTTACTTTATTTAATACCGGATATAGGATTAGCTACAGATGATTTTATATATCCGATTTCTGTTGTTTACCTATTCTTTTTCGTGTTTTCGGCAGTAATCATATCAGTACTTATATTTATTTCAGGAAAAAACAGGGAACAGTTAGGTTATGCTTTTTTGTTTTTAACCGGGGCAAAAATGGCTATAAGCTATGTTTTGGCCAGGCCTGTAATAAATAAACTAAGCGAAAACCCCACAGAAAAAATTAATTTTTTTGTGATTTTCATTTTGTTTTTGATAATAGAGGCCTATTATACAGCTCGTTTATTAAACAATAAGTAA
- a CDS encoding AtpZ/AtpI family protein gives MSSNKQDKNKRNKWIALINIPIQMGIIIFLFAWFGGWLDDKYGNTSNPNRILFALIGVAIAMYNVIRQVNELNK, from the coding sequence ATGAGCAGCAACAAGCAGGATAAAAACAAACGCAATAAATGGATTGCACTTATTAATATCCCCATTCAAATGGGGATTATTATTTTTTTGTTTGCCTGGTTTGGGGGCTGGCTGGACGATAAGTATGGCAACACCTCTAACCCAAACAGAATACTCTTTGCACTTATAGGTGTAGCTATAGCCATGTATAATGTTATAAGGCAGGTAAACGAATTGAATAAATAA
- a CDS encoding bactofilin family protein encodes MFDKSQKSTTTDLGKTNRIVEGTMIKGDIISKADFRLDGELIGNFTSQGKIVIGPAGSVTGDINCTNADIEGNFEGKIEVSELLNVKSKATIKGEVIVNKLSVEPGAEFTATCTMKNAVKPLAKKNEQQQAG; translated from the coding sequence ATGTTTGACAAATCTCAAAAATCAACCACAACAGACTTAGGCAAAACGAATAGAATTGTAGAGGGAACGATGATAAAGGGAGATATTATTTCTAAAGCCGATTTTCGCCTTGACGGCGAACTAATAGGAAACTTTACTTCACAGGGTAAAATTGTTATAGGCCCTGCCGGTAGCGTAACAGGAGACATTAACTGTACCAATGCCGATATTGAGGGCAACTTTGAAGGCAAAATAGAAGTATCTGAACTGCTTAATGTAAAATCTAAAGCAACAATTAAGGGGGAGGTAATAGTAAATAAGCTTTCGGTAGAACCGGGAGCCGAATTTACTGCAACCTGTACCATGAAGAATGCCGTAAAGCCTTTGGCTAAAAAAAATGAGCAGCAACAAGCAGGATAA
- the porW gene encoding type IX secretion system periplasmic lipoprotein PorW/SprE, translating to MKTSTYKYIALTGAFAFLVACSTKKNSFVNRNYHAVTTEYNVLYNGNVALDKGIEDLKTTYSDNFWELLPIERMPAKAKEVDKPIAVGKEAKEKQKESEKNPDFSRAEDKAIKAIQKHSMNLGGSEKNPQMDEAHLLLGKSRYYQNRFIPALEALNYILYKYPTSDKIFEAKVWREKTNLRLENEAIAIKNLKQLLSEKSKIDEQIFADGNAILAQAYIATGSKDSAVYVLKKAAEFTKRNEEKARYHFILGQLYESLEYPDSAFAEFQTVIDMKRRSPRMYTIQAHARQAAQFDYKNGDTLVFMENYRKLLKDRENRPYLDIINYQVGLFYDNQEIDDKAVEYYNYSLRKNPQDKYLAASDHRNIAEIYFKNAEYVKAGKYYDSTLVFLDNRTREFRAIKKKRDNLDDVIKYEGIAQTNDSILSLVAMTDAERVRYFEDFIVKLKEADERERERLEKEAQIAENMSRANNGGNQSSVTAKAGNNTSMDQFSAMSKDAALAQNQGMKPTLQSANSQTTTSPQSAGQQGGTFYFYNSSMVSYGRMDFQRKWGNRQLTDNWRWSSENKSKNNSGSETETDSTAVASSKGEEGFNPRYSPDFYIGQLPTSQKVIDSLAKERNFAYYQLGNIYKDKFKEYQRAADKFEKLLVNDPEERLVLPSKYNLYKIYQIINPERAELYKQQILNEYPDSRYAEIIRNPSAEQNNNQSPEAVYANLFKQYEEGKLREVYPLVEEAIDTYTGEDVVSKFELLKANITGRLKGIEEFKNALNYVALNYPNKEEGKKAETILSKDIPTLEKVDFGNLAVSWKIVFKFEPTAENPDMKQLIDKLKKYIDESHNRSITLSNDIYTVNENFIVMHGFNSKEAAVDAVSILKDYKDYKITETPYVISTEDYKVVQIKKNFTEFLAIK from the coding sequence TTGAAAACCAGTACTTATAAATATATAGCCCTAACGGGAGCATTTGCCTTTTTGGTTGCCTGTTCAACCAAAAAGAACTCTTTTGTAAACCGCAATTACCACGCAGTTACTACAGAATATAATGTACTGTACAATGGTAATGTTGCCCTTGATAAAGGGATTGAGGACCTTAAAACCACATACTCCGATAATTTTTGGGAACTGTTGCCCATAGAGCGTATGCCCGCTAAAGCCAAGGAAGTAGATAAGCCTATTGCGGTTGGTAAAGAGGCAAAAGAAAAGCAAAAGGAAAGCGAAAAAAATCCTGACTTTTCGAGAGCTGAAGACAAAGCGATTAAAGCCATACAAAAACATTCGATGAATTTGGGAGGTAGCGAAAAGAATCCGCAAATGGATGAGGCACACCTTTTACTGGGTAAATCAAGATATTATCAAAACAGGTTTATACCTGCGCTAGAGGCTTTAAATTACATACTGTATAAGTACCCAACAAGCGACAAGATTTTTGAAGCAAAAGTCTGGAGGGAAAAAACAAACCTTAGGCTGGAGAATGAGGCGATTGCCATAAAAAACCTAAAACAGCTTTTAAGCGAAAAATCTAAAATAGACGAGCAGATTTTTGCCGACGGTAATGCTATCCTTGCTCAGGCTTATATAGCAACCGGCTCTAAAGACAGTGCTGTGTATGTGCTTAAAAAAGCTGCTGAATTTACAAAAAGAAATGAGGAGAAAGCACGTTACCATTTTATACTGGGGCAGTTATATGAAAGCCTTGAATATCCTGACAGTGCCTTTGCAGAGTTTCAGACTGTTATAGACATGAAAAGGAGATCGCCGAGAATGTATACCATTCAGGCTCACGCAAGACAGGCTGCTCAGTTTGACTATAAAAACGGCGATACTCTTGTTTTTATGGAAAACTACAGAAAACTTTTAAAAGACAGAGAAAACAGGCCTTATCTTGATATTATCAATTATCAGGTCGGTCTTTTTTACGACAATCAGGAAATAGACGACAAAGCTGTTGAATACTATAATTACTCACTTCGCAAAAATCCGCAGGATAAATACCTGGCAGCCTCTGACCATAGAAATATTGCTGAGATATACTTTAAAAATGCCGAATATGTAAAAGCAGGAAAGTATTATGACAGTACTCTTGTATTCCTGGATAACAGAACAAGGGAATTTAGAGCGATAAAAAAGAAAAGGGATAATCTCGATGACGTTATTAAATATGAAGGTATTGCACAAACTAATGACAGTATTCTTAGTTTAGTAGCAATGACTGATGCTGAAAGAGTTCGATATTTTGAGGACTTTATCGTAAAACTTAAAGAGGCCGACGAAAGAGAAAGAGAAAGACTGGAAAAAGAGGCCCAGATTGCCGAGAATATGAGCAGGGCTAATAATGGCGGAAATCAGTCATCCGTAACCGCAAAGGCAGGTAATAATACTTCTATGGATCAGTTTTCAGCAATGAGTAAAGATGCTGCGTTAGCACAAAATCAGGGAATGAAACCTACTTTACAATCGGCAAATTCTCAAACAACTACTAGTCCACAGTCGGCAGGTCAGCAAGGAGGAACGTTTTACTTCTATAACTCTTCCATGGTTTCTTACGGCCGCATGGATTTCCAAAGAAAGTGGGGCAACAGGCAGCTTACCGATAACTGGAGATGGTCTTCAGAAAATAAAAGTAAAAACAATTCAGGTAGCGAAACTGAAACAGATAGCACAGCGGTAGCATCGTCAAAAGGAGAGGAAGGATTTAATCCAAGATACAGTCCGGATTTTTATATAGGGCAGTTACCAACTTCTCAAAAGGTAATAGACAGTTTGGCTAAAGAAAGAAATTTTGCTTATTACCAGTTGGGTAACATTTATAAGGATAAGTTTAAGGAATACCAAAGGGCGGCCGATAAGTTTGAAAAGCTTTTGGTAAACGATCCAGAAGAAAGACTTGTGCTTCCGTCTAAATATAATCTGTACAAAATATACCAGATTATTAATCCGGAAAGGGCAGAGTTATATAAGCAGCAGATATTAAACGAATACCCGGACAGCCGTTATGCAGAAATCATCAGAAACCCTTCTGCAGAGCAAAACAACAATCAGAGTCCGGAAGCGGTTTATGCAAACCTGTTCAAGCAATATGAAGAAGGAAAACTAAGAGAAGTATATCCTTTAGTGGAAGAAGCGATTGATACATATACCGGAGAAGATGTTGTTTCCAAGTTTGAACTGCTTAAGGCAAATATTACGGGAAGGCTTAAAGGGATAGAAGAGTTTAAAAATGCCCTTAATTATGTAGCCCTTAACTATCCTAATAAGGAAGAAGGTAAAAAAGCAGAGACAATACTTAGCAAAGATATCCCAACATTAGAGAAAGTTGATTTTGGTAATTTGGCAGTGAGCTGGAAAATTGTTTTCAAATTTGAGCCTACGGCAGAGAATCCGGATATGAAACAACTTATTGATAAGCTTAAAAAGTATATAGACGAAAGCCATAACAGGAGCATTACACTGTCTAACGATATTTATACGGTAAACGAAAACTTTATCGTTATGCATGGCTTTAACAGTAAAGAGGCGGCTGTAGATGCTGTTTCTATTCTTAAGGATTATAAAGACTATAAAATAACCGAAACGCCTTATGTAATATCAACCGAAGATTATAAGGTAGTACAAATTAAAAAGAACTTTACAGAATTTTTAGCAATTAAATAA